In the Victivallis sp. Marseille-Q1083 genome, one interval contains:
- a CDS encoding AraC family transcriptional regulator: MGLRKHDTATALANQLHCRIVEFGEADFVWHGRNRHSFNRLFLVTAGSGRLNNHTAGQVLVMRSGRMIFMPPGLDLEFDFPAGFRFYSLHFQLELLPGIDLFARQRHCLELPLSAGRRQRCQSIAAGSGWPQLLELKLLVFELAGQLCRRLPLDLEGDLSIQRTYGPLLDYLARTLSARTRIDELAAAAGRSRDRLSREFSRDFRLPLKEFLGRELCRRAEFELLCGSGSIKELADRLGFSSEFYFSRFFRRRTGLSPREFRRRHRRPITSGPV; encoded by the coding sequence ATGGGATTGCGCAAACACGACACCGCCACGGCGCTGGCCAATCAACTGCATTGCCGCATCGTCGAATTCGGAGAGGCCGATTTCGTCTGGCACGGCCGCAACCGTCACAGTTTCAACCGGCTGTTCCTGGTCACCGCCGGAAGCGGCCGCCTGAACAATCACACCGCCGGGCAGGTTCTGGTCATGCGGAGCGGCCGAATGATCTTCATGCCGCCGGGACTCGACCTCGAATTCGATTTTCCGGCCGGATTCCGCTTTTATTCACTCCATTTCCAGTTGGAATTGCTGCCGGGCATCGACCTGTTTGCCCGGCAGCGGCACTGTCTCGAGCTGCCGCTGTCGGCCGGGCGGCGGCAGCGCTGCCAGAGCATCGCCGCCGGAAGCGGCTGGCCGCAACTGCTGGAATTGAAACTGCTCGTCTTCGAACTGGCCGGCCAGCTCTGCCGTCGGTTGCCGCTCGACCTCGAAGGCGACCTGTCGATCCAGCGCACCTACGGCCCGCTGCTCGACTATCTGGCCCGCACGCTCTCCGCCCGCACCAGAATCGATGAGCTGGCCGCCGCCGCCGGCCGCAGCCGCGATCGGCTGAGCCGGGAATTCAGCCGTGATTTCCGCCTGCCGCTCAAGGAGTTTCTCGGCCGGGAACTCTGCCGGCGGGCGGAATTTGAACTGCTCTGCGGTTCCGGCAGCATCAAGGAACTGGCCGACCGGCTCGGCTTCAGCAGCGAATTCTATTTTTCCCGATTTTTCCGCCGTCGGACCGGTTTGTCGCCGCGCGAATTCCGCCGCCGCCACCGGCGCCCCATAACGTCCGGGCCGGTTTAG
- a CDS encoding HAD family hydrolase, with the protein MIKLVATDLDGTLLDREKQIPPHFNRAVEMLYDRGVRFAIASGRQYYNIRKLFYGIREKLFFICENGAIIFDGDRNIFSEAISFGRLARPLAAIRTVPTAAAVLCGVDCAYLPGGNEECEAHAADYYERIIRTESLLDAAQNDRICKIALFDSESTEKNLWPLRRSFGAGFQMALSGRNWLDLMNRGVHKGAALRRLQARLNITPLETMTFGDYLNDTEMMRESYYSYAMANAHPGLAAVCNFSAPPNSENGVMRVLEATFQFDRFQN; encoded by the coding sequence TTGATCAAGCTCGTTGCAACCGACCTCGACGGCACGCTGCTCGACCGGGAAAAGCAGATTCCGCCGCACTTCAACCGGGCGGTGGAAATGCTTTATGACCGCGGCGTCCGTTTCGCCATTGCCAGCGGACGGCAGTATTACAATATCCGCAAACTTTTTTACGGAATACGGGAGAAGCTGTTCTTCATCTGCGAAAATGGCGCAATCATCTTCGACGGCGACCGGAACATCTTTTCCGAGGCGATTTCGTTCGGCCGGCTGGCCCGGCCGCTCGCGGCGATCAGGACTGTTCCGACCGCCGCCGCCGTCCTCTGCGGAGTGGACTGCGCCTATCTGCCCGGCGGCAATGAGGAGTGCGAAGCGCACGCCGCCGACTATTACGAGCGGATCATCCGGACGGAATCGCTTCTGGACGCGGCGCAAAATGACCGGATCTGTAAAATTGCCCTGTTCGATTCCGAGAGTACGGAGAAGAACCTCTGGCCGCTGCGCCGCTCCTTCGGTGCCGGTTTCCAGATGGCGCTTTCCGGGCGGAACTGGCTCGACCTGATGAACCGGGGCGTTCACAAAGGTGCCGCTTTGCGGCGGCTCCAGGCGCGGCTCAACATTACGCCGCTGGAAACCATGACGTTCGGGGACTATCTGAACGATACGGAAATGATGCGGGAGAGCTATTACAGCTACGCGATGGCCAACGCGCATCCCGGACTTGCCGCCGTATGCAATTTTTCAGCTCCGCCCAATAGTGAAAACGGCGTTATGCGGGTGCTTGAAGCAACCTTTCAATTCGATCGTTTTCAAAACTGA
- a CDS encoding sugar O-acetyltransferase, whose product MKEEEKIFRGELFCPADPELKAIKLRSHKLSARYSRTAEDEVELRCELTRQLLAAFGEGSFMQGPVFFHYGKHTRIGKRNFFNYNLTIQDDAPVTIGDDNNFGPNLTIVTPLHPMLPDERRVMLDQDGKPKHLCYARPVRIGNDCWFGANVVVCPGVTIGDNCVIGAGSVVTKDIPANSFAAGCPCSVIREITEADSMNCKPEILAGNRTIPRDRFPMEGSV is encoded by the coding sequence ATGAAAGAAGAAGAAAAGATTTTTCGCGGCGAACTCTTTTGTCCCGCCGACCCTGAACTCAAGGCGATCAAACTGCGCTCCCATAAACTCAGCGCCCGGTACAGCCGGACCGCGGAGGACGAGGTGGAGCTCCGTTGCGAATTGACGCGGCAGCTCCTGGCCGCATTCGGCGAAGGCAGCTTCATGCAGGGGCCGGTATTTTTTCATTACGGCAAACACACCCGGATCGGCAAGCGCAACTTCTTCAATTACAATTTGACCATCCAGGATGATGCGCCGGTCACCATCGGCGACGATAACAATTTCGGGCCGAACCTGACCATCGTTACGCCGCTTCATCCGATGCTTCCCGACGAACGCCGGGTCATGCTTGATCAGGACGGCAAGCCGAAACATCTCTGTTACGCCCGGCCGGTGAGGATCGGCAATGACTGCTGGTTCGGCGCGAACGTGGTGGTCTGCCCGGGGGTGACCATCGGCGACAACTGCGTGATCGGTGCCGGAAGCGTCGTCACCAAAGACATTCCGGCGAATTCATTCGCCGCCGGGTGCCCCTGCAGCGTCATCCGGGAAATTACGGAAGCGGACAGCATGAACTGCAAGCCGGAAATCCTGGCCGGCAACCGGACCATTCCCCGGGATCGTTTCCCGATGGAGGGAAGCGTTTGA
- a CDS encoding sugar MFS transporter → MASLLLAIIYLAFISLGLPDSLLGSAWPVLYRDLDVPISFAGIITFIISCGTVISSLLSDCTTRRFGAGKVTAFSVLMTAVALFGFAVSGKFWMLCLWAVPYGLGAGGVDAALNNYVALHYASRHMNWLHCFWGVGVTLSPFIMSSCLLSGAGWQAGYRWVSIIQIVLTAFLFLSLPLWARQKKLVQEKRDAAVPVGLRGAFRIPGVREILIGFFCYCALEQSAGLWASTYLVLNRGVAEEIAARWAAFYYLGITVGRFLSGFVSDRVGDRNMIRAGLSLILLGVLAILLPVPAPAIALAGLLLVGLGCAPVYPAIIHETPANFGACNSQAIIGIQMASAYVGTTVVPPVFGIIAQYAGIVWYPCYLLVILALMAVMLERMNRIVDRHGRVVISA, encoded by the coding sequence ATGGCTTCTCTTCTGCTTGCGATCATCTACCTGGCTTTCATCAGTCTGGGACTGCCCGACTCGTTGCTCGGTTCGGCCTGGCCGGTTCTGTACCGGGATCTGGACGTGCCGATTTCATTCGCCGGAATCATCACTTTCATTATCTCCTGTGGCACTGTTATTTCCAGTTTGCTGTCCGATTGCACCACCCGGCGTTTCGGCGCGGGGAAGGTGACGGCGTTCAGCGTGCTGATGACCGCCGTCGCGCTCTTCGGATTCGCCGTTTCCGGGAAATTCTGGATGCTGTGTTTGTGGGCCGTGCCCTACGGCCTGGGCGCGGGCGGGGTGGATGCCGCGCTCAACAATTATGTGGCGTTGCATTATGCTTCGCGGCACATGAACTGGCTGCATTGTTTCTGGGGCGTCGGCGTGACGCTCAGTCCCTTCATCATGAGTTCCTGTCTGCTGTCCGGAGCCGGATGGCAGGCCGGATACCGCTGGGTTTCGATCATTCAGATTGTCCTGACGGCATTTCTCTTTCTCAGTCTGCCGCTTTGGGCAAGGCAAAAAAAGCTCGTTCAGGAAAAAAGGGACGCCGCTGTCCCGGTGGGGCTCCGCGGCGCGTTCCGCATACCGGGCGTCCGGGAAATTCTCATCGGCTTTTTCTGCTATTGTGCGCTGGAACAATCCGCCGGGTTGTGGGCGAGTACCTATCTGGTTTTGAATCGCGGAGTGGCGGAGGAAATTGCGGCGCGGTGGGCGGCGTTCTATTACCTCGGCATTACCGTCGGCCGTTTCCTGAGCGGCTTCGTGTCCGACCGGGTGGGCGACCGGAATATGATCCGGGCCGGGCTGAGCCTGATTCTGCTCGGCGTTCTGGCAATCCTTCTGCCGGTTCCCGCTCCCGCAATCGCGTTGGCCGGGCTGTTGCTGGTCGGTCTGGGATGCGCTCCGGTCTATCCGGCGATTATCCATGAGACCCCCGCCAACTTCGGCGCCTGCAATTCCCAGGCGATCATCGGAATTCAGATGGCGAGCGCCTATGTCGGAACGACGGTGGTGCCGCCGGTTTTCGGTATTATCGCCCAATATGCGGGCATCGTCTGGTATCCGTGTTATCTGCTGGTCATCCTGGCGCTGATGGCGGTAATGCTGGAACGGATGAACCGGATTGTCGATAGGCATGGTCGAGTCGTAATTTCCGCTTGA
- a CDS encoding ROK family protein, translated as MRKINNSQVRGNNTNLIRQFLLSGAVHTKESLAAATGLSAATCRNILMEMLQTAEVEALAPGRPAGGRPPCRYRYNAGFVSWLLCRIKNVPTGKQLEILVADAAGKVVARRESGLLAVLAPDILLEFIVDAAKDFSHVGAIAVSYPGVVLDGKTSCWGDIEELNGFDLKKLIEEHTRIPVLIENDINLAAEGYLIRHPEENIRDLVYIGFPPQNLPGCGLIAEGHLLHGTRGFAGEILYIQDQTREEQWNTMNAPHGLAEMLPAVLRAVTALLDPALIVVASPDLPASEELLREKIRKMAHPDFLPELRIIPDYLPDNFAGLLNLARNSFYQRGF; from the coding sequence ATGCGAAAAATCAATAATTCCCAAGTGCGCGGGAACAATACGAACCTGATCCGGCAATTTCTTTTGTCCGGCGCGGTTCACACCAAGGAATCGCTGGCGGCGGCGACCGGCTTGAGTGCGGCTACCTGCCGGAATATTCTCATGGAGATGTTGCAGACCGCTGAAGTCGAAGCGCTCGCTCCGGGCCGGCCGGCGGGCGGCAGGCCGCCGTGCCGTTACCGGTACAATGCCGGATTCGTCAGTTGGCTTCTGTGCCGGATCAAAAATGTTCCGACGGGGAAGCAACTGGAAATTCTGGTTGCCGATGCTGCAGGAAAGGTCGTGGCTCGGCGGGAATCCGGCCTTTTGGCGGTGCTTGCTCCGGATATTTTATTGGAGTTCATCGTCGATGCGGCCAAAGATTTTTCGCATGTCGGCGCCATTGCCGTTTCCTATCCCGGCGTGGTCCTTGACGGGAAAACTTCCTGCTGGGGCGATATCGAGGAATTGAACGGCTTCGATCTCAAAAAATTGATTGAGGAACACACCCGGATACCGGTTCTGATCGAAAATGATATCAATCTCGCTGCCGAGGGATACCTGATCCGCCATCCGGAAGAGAATATCCGCGATTTGGTTTACATCGGTTTTCCGCCGCAAAATCTTCCCGGCTGCGGACTGATTGCCGAAGGGCATCTGCTGCACGGGACCCGCGGCTTCGCCGGGGAAATCCTTTACATTCAGGATCAGACCAGGGAGGAGCAGTGGAATACGATGAATGCTCCGCACGGCCTTGCGGAGATGCTGCCGGCCGTCCTGCGTGCCGTCACCGCTTTGCTCGATCCGGCACTGATTGTGGTCGCCAGTCCCGATTTGCCGGCTTCGGAAGAGTTGCTCCGGGAAAAAATCCGGAAGATGGCGCATCCCGATTTCCTTCCCGAATTGCGCATCATTCCCGACTATTTGCCGGACAATTTTGCCGGGCTTCTCAATTTGGCCAGAAACAGTTTTTATCAACGGGGGTTTTGA
- a CDS encoding glycoside hydrolase domain-containing protein codes for MKKLYRTILGVLLMGGSLVGLAADDNLMRNGNFEAGREDWSSDLKSFEIVPGGVNGDGNCLKMARTERFADWSDTNEAIQKLHFDPPLTGMLKISLYARVENNNEGYPELWVTVFRSDGSIGREEFKLNAGRNWEKKEFVLPRGAAPVTDVAVKVMFRGIGDIFIDDVALTPFVDDSGIAGEQLAVNGGVFGDRGVTVNGVANRLVDYRVAVMDGTKTLAEASGRGRRIQQLFDVPNDRPLTVEVTASEQYGDGRIRQTVTVPAVKDAGYRPYMVWTADSMEKIMPQELPGRGNGVVDGVTVELARNEAEGFQAALRRAPGVELGPVAVEVSPLRREDGKAELPADALSFFQVGYLKLDKLTPHVASSYGEPGWWPDGLLPVEKLLIPDDNTFGVWFNVRTGKETAPGLYHGTVTLRPAGAAAVEIPLTVRVWDFTLPDRPALKTSFDIDWADIRSVYGEERFPEIQRKYIEYVTDHRISPFSLYAREPVDPGLMSGLEERINTIAAAPPLGGNDAAAEVAKAAGWKAHLDKVYDSPLADRAYFYGFDEFLGERKDTVREAFGGLKKMYPGIPTLTTSTAVDITPEAMRDLEIDWLCVMFDYYDLEKARKVRAEAPELQVWSYISFQPGYPYANFMLEYPLIESRLIGWQSYQQELDGFLYWGLNQYWQGGCLDETRELVDPADGPYEKWSKRTGKPGQIFDDLYGDGKILLYGKDGPIGSIAFENIRDGMEDYDYLALLQEKIGKTEADELCRQVTTSFTEYTRDPQQVRQVRRAIAAILEEN; via the coding sequence ATGAAGAAATTGTATCGAACCATATTGGGAGTTTTGCTGATGGGCGGCAGTCTGGTCGGCTTGGCGGCGGACGACAATCTGATGCGCAACGGTAATTTCGAGGCCGGGCGGGAGGATTGGAGTTCGGACTTGAAGAGTTTTGAGATTGTTCCCGGCGGTGTGAACGGCGACGGGAACTGCCTGAAGATGGCGCGGACGGAGCGGTTTGCCGATTGGTCGGATACCAACGAAGCGATTCAGAAGCTGCATTTCGATCCGCCGTTGACCGGGATGTTGAAAATTTCGCTTTACGCCAGGGTGGAAAATAACAACGAGGGCTATCCCGAGCTGTGGGTGACGGTTTTCCGTTCCGACGGTTCGATCGGTCGCGAAGAGTTCAAATTGAATGCCGGCCGGAATTGGGAGAAAAAAGAGTTCGTGCTGCCGCGCGGCGCGGCGCCGGTGACCGATGTGGCGGTCAAAGTCATGTTCCGCGGCATCGGCGATATTTTCATCGATGATGTGGCGTTGACGCCGTTTGTCGATGACAGCGGGATTGCGGGGGAACAGCTGGCGGTCAACGGCGGCGTGTTCGGGGACCGCGGAGTGACGGTCAACGGGGTCGCCAACCGGCTGGTCGACTACCGGGTTGCCGTCATGGACGGGACGAAGACGCTGGCGGAGGCCTCCGGCCGCGGCCGGCGTATCCAGCAACTGTTCGACGTGCCGAATGACCGGCCGTTGACAGTGGAAGTCACCGCCAGCGAGCAGTACGGTGACGGCCGGATTCGGCAGACGGTGACGGTCCCGGCGGTGAAGGATGCCGGCTACCGGCCCTATATGGTCTGGACGGCCGATTCGATGGAGAAGATCATGCCGCAGGAACTGCCCGGCCGCGGCAACGGCGTTGTCGACGGCGTGACGGTTGAATTGGCGCGCAACGAGGCGGAGGGCTTCCAGGCGGCGTTGCGGCGGGCGCCCGGAGTCGAGCTCGGGCCGGTGGCGGTGGAAGTTTCGCCGTTGCGCCGGGAAGACGGCAAGGCGGAATTGCCGGCCGACGCGTTGTCGTTTTTTCAGGTGGGTTATTTGAAACTGGATAAATTGACGCCGCATGTCGCCAGCTCTTATGGCGAGCCCGGCTGGTGGCCGGACGGTTTGCTGCCGGTTGAAAAACTGCTGATCCCGGATGACAATACCTTCGGCGTCTGGTTCAATGTCCGGACCGGGAAAGAGACGGCGCCGGGCCTTTATCATGGGACGGTGACTTTGCGTCCGGCCGGCGCGGCGGCGGTGGAAATTCCGTTGACGGTGCGGGTCTGGGATTTCACTTTGCCGGACCGTCCGGCCCTGAAGACGTCGTTCGACATCGACTGGGCCGACATCAGAAGCGTTTACGGCGAGGAACGTTTCCCGGAAATCCAGCGGAAGTACATCGAATACGTCACCGATCACCGCATTTCGCCGTTCTCGCTTTATGCCAGGGAGCCGGTCGATCCGGGGCTGATGAGCGGTCTGGAGGAACGGATCAATACGATCGCGGCGGCGCCGCCGCTGGGCGGCAATGATGCGGCGGCCGAGGTGGCCAAAGCAGCCGGCTGGAAAGCGCATTTGGATAAAGTCTACGATTCGCCGCTGGCCGACCGGGCCTATTTTTACGGGTTCGACGAATTTCTCGGCGAGCGCAAGGATACCGTCCGGGAAGCGTTCGGCGGCTTGAAGAAAATGTATCCGGGCATTCCGACTTTGACCACCTCGACGGCGGTCGACATTACGCCGGAGGCGATGCGCGATTTAGAGATCGACTGGCTGTGCGTGATGTTCGACTATTACGATCTGGAAAAAGCGCGCAAGGTGCGGGCGGAGGCGCCGGAATTGCAGGTATGGAGCTATATCAGCTTCCAGCCCGGTTATCCGTATGCCAACTTCATGCTGGAATATCCGCTGATTGAAAGCCGTCTGATCGGCTGGCAGAGCTATCAGCAGGAACTGGACGGCTTTCTCTATTGGGGGTTGAATCAGTATTGGCAGGGCGGTTGCCTGGATGAAACCAGGGAGCTGGTCGATCCGGCGGACGGTCCTTATGAGAAGTGGAGCAAACGGACCGGCAAGCCGGGACAGATTTTCGACGACTTGTATGGCGACGGCAAAATTCTGCTCTACGGCAAGGACGGTCCGATCGGCAGCATCGCTTTTGAAAATATCCGCGACGGTATGGAGGATTACGACTATCTGGCCTTGCTGCAGGAAAAAATCGGCAAGACGGAAGCCGATGAACTGTGCCGGCAGGTGACGACTTCGTTCACCGAGTACACCCGCGATCCGCAGCAGGTGCGGCAGGTGCGCCGGGCGATCGCCGCAATCCTCGAAGAAAACTGA
- a CDS encoding Gfo/Idh/MocA family protein, with protein MAQKIRLGVIGSGGRGVIAKWAQDNPALQVEVVACCDVKDSALEQNKEWYGAGVRLTRDYRELLKFPEVDAVIVSSPDYCHEEQALAALEARKPVYLEKPMAITVAGCDRLLVAARRLGVPLFVGHNMRYMNIFRKMKQLIDAGAIGEVKAVWCRHFISYGGDAYFCDWHSERRNTTGLLLQKGAHDLDVIHWLSGRYARKVTAFGSLSVYDRQPRRREGEPAQQKGWNQNDHRYPPTAVGGFSANIDVEDQNMVLMELGDGVMGAYLQCHFTPDACRNYTVIGTEGRLENIGDGPDDPIFLWNRRCDDHYRMIGDQVFRGDPAPAGGAHGGADVTIMEEFLQLVRGECRTPTATMESARMAVAVGCKATESLRSGGCPLEVPPLPETEQA; from the coding sequence ATGGCACAGAAAATCAGGTTGGGGGTGATCGGCTCCGGCGGCCGCGGGGTGATTGCCAAATGGGCGCAGGACAATCCGGCGCTGCAGGTTGAGGTGGTTGCTTGCTGCGATGTCAAAGACAGCGCCCTGGAGCAGAACAAAGAGTGGTATGGCGCCGGGGTGCGGCTGACCCGCGATTATCGGGAATTGTTGAAATTTCCGGAGGTGGATGCCGTTATCGTCAGTTCGCCGGATTATTGTCACGAGGAGCAGGCGCTGGCGGCGCTGGAAGCGCGCAAACCGGTGTATCTGGAAAAACCGATGGCGATCACGGTCGCCGGCTGCGACCGGCTGCTGGTTGCGGCGCGCCGGCTCGGCGTGCCGCTGTTCGTCGGCCACAATATGCGGTATATGAATATCTTCCGGAAAATGAAACAGTTGATCGATGCCGGCGCAATCGGGGAAGTGAAGGCCGTCTGGTGCCGCCATTTCATCTCCTATGGCGGCGACGCCTATTTCTGCGACTGGCACAGCGAGCGGCGCAACACCACCGGTTTGCTGCTGCAGAAGGGGGCGCACGATCTGGATGTCATCCATTGGCTGAGCGGCCGTTATGCCAGAAAGGTGACGGCGTTCGGCAGCCTGTCGGTCTATGACCGGCAGCCGCGCCGGCGGGAAGGGGAACCCGCGCAGCAGAAAGGCTGGAACCAGAACGATCACCGCTATCCGCCGACCGCGGTCGGCGGCTTCAGCGCCAATATCGATGTCGAAGATCAGAATATGGTGCTGATGGAGCTCGGCGACGGCGTGATGGGGGCCTATCTGCAGTGCCACTTCACGCCGGATGCCTGCCGCAACTATACGGTGATCGGCACCGAGGGACGGCTGGAAAACATCGGCGACGGTCCCGACGATCCGATTTTTTTGTGGAACCGGCGTTGCGACGACCACTACCGGATGATCGGCGATCAGGTTTTTCGCGGCGACCCGGCGCCGGCGGGCGGTGCGCATGGCGGCGCCGATGTGACGATTATGGAAGAATTTTTACAGTTGGTACGCGGCGAATGCCGTACCCCGACTGCGACGATGGAGAGCGCCAGGATGGCGGTTGCCGTCGGCTGTAAAGCCACCGAATCGCTGCGCAGCGGCGGTTGTCCGCTGGAAGTTCCGCCGTTGCCGGAGACAGAACAAGCTTGA
- a CDS encoding type II secretion system protein yields MKKQVKNFTLIELLVVIAIIAILASMLLPALGKAKASAQSIKCLNNVKTIGLGMIMYRNDNNSRMAPTLYGHADGVYWPTFIAPYTMDGPRYSDAAANIRYWDNTMPAYLLCPAMSWNGATAHNGYLSYALSMQYSDGRPIENVASTTVISAGDSHDLGNDAGTLTFMPWDSHWSSWYGTATGFAKRHNTGGNYLHLDGSAKYYKWDQLHNDEEIFRGDENEKWWFE; encoded by the coding sequence ATGAAGAAACAGGTAAAAAATTTTACATTGATTGAATTGCTGGTCGTTATCGCGATCATCGCCATTCTTGCCAGCATGCTGCTGCCGGCTCTGGGCAAGGCGAAGGCGTCGGCGCAGAGCATCAAATGCTTGAACAACGTCAAGACGATCGGGCTGGGAATGATCATGTACCGGAACGACAACAACAGCCGGATGGCGCCGACCTTGTACGGCCATGCCGACGGCGTCTACTGGCCGACTTTCATCGCGCCTTATACGATGGACGGACCGCGTTACAGCGACGCCGCCGCCAACATCCGTTACTGGGACAACACCATGCCGGCCTATCTGCTCTGCCCGGCGATGAGCTGGAACGGCGCGACGGCGCACAACGGTTATCTGTCCTATGCGCTGAGCATGCAGTATTCCGACGGCCGGCCGATTGAAAATGTCGCCAGCACCACGGTGATCAGCGCCGGCGATTCGCATGATTTGGGCAATGATGCCGGAACCCTGACGTTCATGCCGTGGGACAGCCATTGGTCGAGCTGGTACGGGACGGCGACCGGTTTCGCCAAACGGCACAACACCGGCGGCAACTATCTGCATCTGGACGGCAGCGCCAAATATTACAAGTGGGATCAGTTGCACAACGACGAGGAAATTTTCCGCGGCGACGAAAACGAAAAATGGTGGTTTGAATAA
- a CDS encoding LacI family DNA-binding transcriptional regulator, translating into MPRQTCSLMDIAKLANVSRTTVSKVLLETGGDRIRVSSETADLVRRLARQLNFRPNQAARQLKGIDSKTIAILMYSGTEALSLTQSFMELLLGLEKYASLYGFKVLLSRVMEGDNFEPRLWDLQASGVRHLFCYLPGEQLNLVARNQAEFKNIVIYMPSSRIAGAPFVYVALNRRSAVTEAIRYLTERQRRRIGILLEREVAQSVAAARPAAGDLLDEIPLERQLNVHGGTLMQEELAAMALEELVNRQQCDGIVCSNDYWALQMMSVLRDHGCRIPEEVALIGFDNLDFGRSLSPKLTTFDQSFDETARMIMEYYTGMRDWRDADTIQIIPQIVKRESA; encoded by the coding sequence ATGCCCCGACAGACATGCAGTTTGATGGATATCGCGAAACTGGCGAATGTATCGCGGACGACGGTCAGCAAAGTATTGCTGGAGACCGGCGGCGACCGGATTCGGGTCAGCAGTGAGACGGCCGACCTGGTTCGCCGGCTGGCCCGCCAGTTGAATTTCCGGCCGAATCAGGCGGCCCGCCAGCTCAAGGGGATCGACAGCAAGACGATCGCCATACTGATGTATTCGGGCACGGAAGCGCTGAGCCTTACCCAGTCATTCATGGAACTGCTGCTGGGATTGGAGAAGTATGCTTCGCTGTACGGCTTCAAGGTGTTGTTGAGCAGGGTGATGGAAGGGGATAACTTCGAACCGCGGCTGTGGGATTTGCAGGCGTCCGGCGTCCGGCACCTGTTCTGCTATCTGCCCGGCGAACAGTTGAATCTCGTCGCCCGCAATCAGGCGGAGTTCAAGAATATCGTCATTTACATGCCGTCTTCCCGGATTGCCGGGGCGCCGTTTGTCTATGTTGCGTTGAACCGGCGCAGTGCGGTGACGGAAGCGATCCGCTATTTGACGGAACGGCAGCGGCGTCGCATCGGCATTTTGCTGGAGCGGGAAGTGGCGCAGAGTGTTGCCGCCGCCCGTCCGGCTGCCGGCGATCTGCTCGATGAAATTCCGCTGGAACGGCAGTTGAATGTCCACGGCGGAACTCTGATGCAGGAAGAGCTGGCGGCAATGGCGCTGGAGGAACTGGTGAACCGGCAGCAATGCGACGGCATCGTCTGCAGCAACGATTACTGGGCCTTGCAGATGATGAGCGTCCTGCGGGATCACGGCTGCCGGATTCCGGAGGAGGTGGCGCTGATCGGCTTCGACAATCTCGATTTCGGCCGCAGTCTGTCGCCGAAGTTGACGACCTTCGACCAGTCGTTCGATGAGACGGCCAGAATGATCATGGAGTATTATACCGGCATGCGCGACTGGCGCGATGCGGATACGATTCAAATTATTCCTCAAATCGTCAAAAGGGAATCGGCCTGA
- a CDS encoding phosphoribosylaminoimidazolesuccinocarboxamide synthase: protein MLYDENGALLECNIPSLPLINRGKVRDIYDLGDSLLFIATDRLSAFDVVLPNGIPNKGKVLTQLSKFWLELLKDVPNHLITDDVTTRSELAAYAGDLQGRSMIVRKVKILPVECIVRGYLVGSGWKDYQKNGTVSGIRLRDGYRQAEKLDEPLFTPSTKAEIGAHDEAISFDRVAELIGREPAAELRDLSLKVYKTARDYAEKRGIIVADTKFEFGVLDGGIILADEVLTPDSSRFWPADQYRIGTSPVSLDKQFVRDYLETLDWNKTAPGPELPAEVVARTAAKYREAYEALSGRKLDI from the coding sequence ATGTTGTACGATGAAAATGGCGCGCTGCTGGAATGCAACATCCCGTCGCTGCCGTTGATCAACCGCGGCAAAGTGCGTGATATTTATGATTTGGGCGACAGTTTGCTGTTTATCGCCACCGATCGGCTCAGCGCCTTTGACGTCGTTCTGCCCAACGGGATTCCGAACAAGGGCAAGGTACTGACGCAGCTTTCCAAGTTCTGGCTGGAGCTGTTGAAAGACGTTCCCAACCATCTGATCACCGACGATGTCACGACTCGCTCCGAACTGGCTGCCTACGCCGGGGATTTGCAGGGGCGCTCGATGATCGTCCGCAAAGTGAAAATCCTGCCGGTGGAGTGCATCGTTCGCGGTTATCTGGTCGGCAGCGGCTGGAAGGATTACCAGAAGAACGGTACGGTTTCCGGCATCCGGCTGCGCGACGGCTACCGGCAGGCGGAAAAGCTCGACGAACCGCTGTTCACCCCGTCGACCAAGGCGGAAATCGGTGCCCACGACGAGGCGATTTCTTTCGACCGGGTGGCGGAGCTGATCGGCCGGGAGCCGGCGGCGGAATTGCGGGACCTGTCGCTCAAAGTGTACAAGACCGCCCGGGATTATGCGGAGAAGCGCGGCATCATCGTCGCCGATACCAAGTTCGAGTTCGGCGTGCTGGACGGCGGAATCATCCTGGCCGACGAGGTGCTGACGCCGGATTCCAGCCGATTCTGGCCGGCCGACCAGTATCGGATCGGCACCAGCCCGGTCAGCTTGGACAAACAGTTTGTCCGCGACTATCTGGAGACGCTCGACTGGAATAAAACGGCTCCCGGCCCGGAGTTGCCGGCCGAGGTGGTTGCCAGGACGGCGGCGAAATACCGCGAAGCCTACGAAGCATTGTCCGGCCGCAAGCTGGATATTTGA